One segment of Phragmites australis chromosome 13, lpPhrAust1.1, whole genome shotgun sequence DNA contains the following:
- the LOC133887892 gene encoding SART-1 family protein DOT2-like, with translation MGAAGDARDAAVDEMEVDGGERHRDKERRERHRREEKDHHGSGRRDRDREKDKDDRRREKDDSKHRDRERDRDKDKDRERDRDKDSKHRDRDKEPERDRGRDRGKDREREPERLRDRDRGKDRERDPERERDKERERRDRDKERSRNRDKDKDRVERGEREDREREKSRGKGSGEDAADLSKGNEEDQKQRVDASGEAEQPSTAELRERIVRAKEERLKDKKEGGVLDGNDEASEILSWVGKSRKLDEKRQAENEKALRLARAFEEQDNILAENGDDDDEEEEDKHGGDHLSGVKVLHGLDKVLEGGAVVMTLKDQSILADGDINEEADMLENIEIGEQKQRDEAYKAAKKKETYDDKFNEDSLSKKPMLSHYDDPMDDEGVTLDEGGRFTGEAERKLEELRKRIEGGYVQKKTEDLTSTTKMSTDYFTPDEMVQFKKPKKKKSLRKKEKLDLDVLEAEAIAAGLGAADLGSRNDAKRQSAREEEQKADAEKRSSAYQAAIAKAEEASKALRQEKTKPGKTPEEELVFGEDYEDLQKSLEQARKLALRKQEEAAASGPLAVADLATATKGRENADAAEGDAQENKVIITEMEEFVWGLQLNEESRRPEANDVFMDEDDDAMPSDNVAKDDTNGLVAMKEEAHIQSPGKIGEEEARPDEVIHEVAVGKGLSGALKLLKERGTLNEGTDWGGRTTDKKKSKLVGIEDGPKEIRIERMDEFGRVMTPKEAFRDLSHKFHGKGPGKMKQEKRQKKFQDELKTKRMKSSDTPLMAAEKMREAQARSQTPYLILSGNAKTSQASDASGFATMEKEHPGSLTPMLGDKKVEHFLGIKRSAQPGSLPPPVPKKPKK, from the exons ATGGGGGCTGCCGGCGACGCGAGGGATGCGGCTGTGGACGAGATGGAGGTGGACGGTGGTGAGCGACACCGGGAcaaggagaggagggagaggcacaggagggaggagaaggatCATCATGGTAGTGGCAGAAGGGACAGGGATAGAGAGAAGGATAAGGACGataggaggagggagaaggatgATAGCAAGCATAGGGATAGAGAAAGGGATAGGGATAAGGATAAGGATAGGGAGAGAGACAGGGATAAGGATAGCAAGCACAGGGATAGGGATAAGGAGCCAGAGCGCGACCGCGGTCGTGACCGAGGCAAGGACCGGGAGAGAGAACCGGAGCGGCTGAGGGATAGAGACCGAGGCAAAGATCGTGAGAGGGATCCAGAGCGGGAGCGAGATAAGGAAAGGGAACGAAGGGACAGGGACAAGGAGAGGAGCCGCAACAGAGACAAGGACAAGGATAGggtggagagaggagagagggaggatcgGGAGCGTGAGAAATCGAGGGGGAAGGGAAGCGGAGAAGATGCTGCCGATCTGTCGAAGGGCAACGAGGAGGATCAGAAGCAGAGAGTTGATGCCTCAGGGGAGGCTGAGCAGCCGTCAACAGCTGAGCTCAGAGAGCGCATTGTGAG GGCGAAGGAAGAAAGGCTGAAGGATAAAAAGGAAGGAGGAGTACTGGATGGTAATGATGAGGCTTCTGAGATATTGTCATGGGTGGGAAAGAGCCGTAAACTTGATGAAAAAAGGCAAGCTGAAAACGAGAAAGCATTACGTCTTGCACGAGCATTTGAGGAACAG GATAACATCTTAGCAGAAAATGGcgatgatgacgacgaggaagaggaagatAAACATGGTGGAG ACCATTTATCTGGCGTTAAGGTTCTTCATGGCCTTGATAAGGTGTTGGAAGGTGGTGCAGTTGTCATGACTCTCAAAGATCAGAGTatccttgccgatggggatatCAATGAAG aGGCTGATATGCTTGAGAACATTGAGATTGGCGAGCAGAAACAAAGAGACGAAGCTTATAAGGctgcaaagaagaaagaaacatatgatgACAA GTTCAATGAGGACTCATTGTCAAAGAAACCCATGCTCTCACATTATGATGACCCAATGGACGATGAG GGAGTGACACTTGATGAAGGTGGACGCTTcaccggtgaagcagaaaggaAGCTAGAAGAG CTCCGGAAAAGAATTGAAGGTGGTTACGTCCAGAAAAAGACAGAAGACCTTACATCCACAACAAAGATGTCAACAGACTATTTTACCCCTGATGAAATGGTTCAATttaaaaaaccaaagaaaaagaagtcccttagaaagaaagagaaactgGATCTGGATGTGCTTGAAGCAGAAGCAATTGCTGCTGGATTGGGGGCAGCTGATCTTGGGTCCAGGAATGATGCAAAGAGACAGTCTGCTAGGGAGGAAGAGCAAAAGGCTGATGCTGAAAAGAGAAGCAGTGCATATCAAGCTGCCATTGCAAAGGCTGAAGAGGCATCGAAAGCATTGCGTCAGGAGAAAACTAAGCCTGGCAAAACACCTGAAGAAGAACTCGTTTTTGGTGAGGACTATGAAGATCTGCAGAAATCTCTGGAGCAAGCAAGGAAGTTAGCTCTAAGGAAGCAGGAAGAGGCTGCCGCTTCTGGCCCTCTGGCTGTAGCTGATCTGGCTACTGCAACCAAGGGCCGAGAAAATGCAGATGCCGCTGAAGGAGATGCTCAAGAGAATAAGGTTATTATCACAGAGATGGAAGAGTTTGTGTGGGGCCTACAATTGAATGAAG AATCACGGAGGCCAGAAGCAAATGATGTGTttatggatgaagatgatgatgcaatGCCTTCAGATAATGTTGCAAAAGATGACACAAATGGGTTGGTAGCGATGAAAGAGGAAGCGCACATTCAAAGCCCAGGAAAAATTGGCGAGGAAGAAGCCAGACCTGATGAGGTTATACATGAAGTCGCGGTCGGTAAGGGTTTATCTGGTGCTTTGAAGCTTCTTAAGGAGCGAGGAACCCTCAATGAGGGCACGGATTGGGGAGGCAGAACTACAGACAAGAAAAAGAGCAAGCTTGTTGGTATTGAGGATGGACCTAAAGAAATTCGCATCGAAAGAATGGATGAATTTGGTCGAGTG ATGACACCTAAGGAGGCATTTCGGGATCTTTCACACAAATTCCATGGCAAGGGGCCAGGAAAAATGAAACAAGAAAAACGCCAGAAGAAATTCCAGGATGAGTTGAAAACCAAGCGAATGAAATCTTCTGACACACCTTTAATGGCCGCGGAAAAGATGAGAGAGGCTCAAGCTCGTAGCCAAACACCATACCTTATTTTAAGTGGCAATGCAAAAACAAG TCAAGCAAGTGACGCTAGTGGCTTTGCTACCATGGAGAAAGAGCATCCTGGGAGCCTGACGCCCATGCTTGGGGACAAAAAA GTGGAACACTTTCTGGGCATCAAACGAAGTGCCCAGCCTGGAAGCTTACCTCCACCAGTTCCAAAGAAGCCGAAGAAGTGA
- the LOC133887891 gene encoding NAC domain-containing protein 21/22-like — MSLISMMEARLPPGFRFHPRDDELVLDYLRRKLSGKGGGGAYGGIAMIDVDLNKCEPWELPDEACVGGREWYFFSLHDRKYATGQRTNRATRSGYWKATGKDRPIYGRRGGGAVVGMRKTLVFYQGRAPRGTKTEWIMHEFRVDGQAVAVAGRHGSPLKNDWVLSRVFYKSRTTTTRPAGADEAGSLSSELISLPMPPPHMSPVDAYLTLDHASAASIGGYYQQDAGLPAAQALPFKSLSGFRDLLSSMVEVNGGAVAKTEFQHDWAPEAAYAQQSGVSSQTWNPFLSSG; from the exons ATGAGCTTGATCAGCATGATGGAGGCGAGGCTGCCCCCGGGGTTCCGGTTCCACCCGAGGGACGACGAGCTCGTGctggactacctgcgccgcaaGCTCTCCGgcaaaggcggcggaggagcatACGGCGGCATCGCCATGATCGACGTCGACCTCAACAAATGCGAGCCGTGGGAGCTTCCAG ACGAGGCGTGCGTGGGCGGGCGGGAGTGGTACTTCTTCAGCCTGCACGACCGCAAGTACGCGACGGGGCAGCGCACCAACCGCGCGACGCGGTCGGGGTACTGGAAGGCGACGGGCAAAGACCGCCCCATCTacggccggcgcggcggcggcgccgtggTCGGGATGCGCAAGACGCTGGTGTTCTACCAGGGCAGAGCCCCCCGCGGGACCAAGACCGAATGGATCATGCACGAGTTCCGCGTGGACGGCCAGGCCGTTGCCGTTGCCGGCCGCCACGGCTCACCTCTCAAG AACGACTGGGTGCTGTCTAGGGTGTTCTACAAGAGCAGAACCACCACCACAAGACCAGCGGGCGCCGACGAGGCCGGGTCACTGTCCAGCGAGCTGATCAGCCTGCCGATGCCGCCGCCTCACATGTCCCCCGTCGACGCCTACCTAACCTTGGATCACGCGTCGGCGGCCTCCATTGGCGGCTACTACCAGCAAGACGCCGGCCTCCCGGCGGCGCAGGCGCTGCCGTTCAAGTCCCTGTCGGGCTTCCGGGACCTGCTGAGCAGCATGGTGGAAGTCAACGGCGGCGCAGTTGCAAAGACGGAGTTCCAGCACGACTGGGCGCCCGAGGCGGCCTACGCGCAGCAGAGCGGCGTGTCGTCGCAGACGTGGAACCCGTTTCTGAGTTCTGGATGA
- the LOC133887890 gene encoding uncharacterized protein LOC133887890 yields MAAAAVTSPDPFTFHPLVAPTATPADVDSDEFEFRVPAAAAALSAADELFSDGKLVPLHPPAPPSPPCSPPCLELEPASEPASPRAPRCAGRRWRDLLLLVSSSKKAKAGGGDDRKRADGCLKHRETHFRPLLSRDSSSSSTSSVDSGKNARRPPPPSRSPLRTRSAPVTNLLHLMSRRPTGDKIVAADASLNLRRKEPCAHPLLTRVSSSSSSDSGRNPRAPSRPAVAAESPRVSASGRVVFRPLERSSSTPASAGIGPRRPRPRGMERSYSANVRVDPVINVFGFGHLFMPSSPAKERKTDKERDGAGRRNRPEKLAIVLRDPQD; encoded by the coding sequence ATGGCTGCCGCAGCGGTGACCTCGCCGGATCCCTTCACGTTCCACCCCCTCGTCGCGCCTACGGCAACTCCGGCTGACGTTGACAGCGACGAGTTCGAGTTCCGCGTCCCCGCCGCTGCGGCCGCGCTCTCGGCCGCTGACGAGCTCTTCTCCGACGGAAAGCTCGTGCCTTTACACCCACCCGCGCCTCCGTCTCCTCCGTGTTCTCCGCCGTGCCTGGAGCTTGAGCCCGCATCCGAGCCGGCGTCCCCTCGCGCCCCGCGGTGCGctgggcggcggtggcgcgacCTCCTGCTCCTCGTGTCCAGCTCCAAGAAAGCAAAGGCCGGCGGTGGCGACGACAGGAAACGCGCGGATGGGTGTCTGAAGCACCGGGAAACGCATTTCCGGCCGCTCCTCTCGCGCGACTCCTCGTCGTCATCGACGTCCTCGGTCGACTCCGGCAAGAacgcgcgccgcccgcctcctcCGTCGCGTTCCCCCCTGCGGACGCGCTCCGCGCCGGTGAcaaacctcctccatctcatgTCCAGGAGACCGACCGGTGACAAGATCGTCGCCGCGGACGCTTCCCTGAATCTGAGACGCAAGGAGCCGTGCGCGCACCCGCTCCTGACCCGcgtctcctcctcgtcctcctcggaCTCCGGCAGGAACCCCCGCGCGCCGTCGCgcccggcggtggcggcggagagCCCGCGGGTGAGCGCGTCCGGGCGCGTGGTGTTCCGCCCCCTGGAGCGCAGCTCGAGCACGCCGGCCTCGGCGGGCATCGgcccgcggcggccgcggcccaGGGGCATGGAGAGGTCTTACTCGGCCAATGTGCGCGTGGATCCGGTGATCAACGTCTTCGGCTTCGGGCATCTGTTCATGCCGTCCTCGCCGGCCAAGGAGAGGAAGACCGACAAGGAAAGGGACGGCGCCGGCCGGAGAAACAGGCCGGAGAAGCTGGCCATTGTGCTCAGAGATCCGCAGGATTAG